Proteins found in one Promicromonospora sukumoe genomic segment:
- a CDS encoding dihydroorotase, with amino-acid sequence MSTPSTTTYVLRGVRPYGTDPVDVVLADGVVAAIGAPGTVEVPDGAHEVGGDSGSDEGLVLLPGLVDLHTHLREPGREDAETVFSGTRAAAAGGFTAVHAMANTTPTQDTAGVVEQVHRLGEQAGWVDVHPVGAVTVGLGGEKLAELGAMADSAARVRVFSDDGKCVHDPVLMRRALEYVKAFDGVVAQHAQEPRLTEGAQMNEGVVSAQIGLTGWPAVAEESIIARDVLLAEHVGSRLHVCHLSTAGSVEIIRWAKGRGIDVTAEVTPHHLVLTDELAREYDPVFKVNPPLRTAKDVEAVREGLADGTIDIVATDHAPHPVEDKDCEWSSAAFGMTGLETALSVVQQTMVDTGRLTWADVARVLSENPARIGRISATQGRPIAVGEPANLTLVDPAATRAVDGAAQVTASANTPFQGMELPGRVVATFLRGRATVLDGAPVDSTSTLEGATR; translated from the coding sequence GTGAGCACCCCTTCAACCACGACCTACGTCCTGCGTGGGGTGCGTCCCTACGGCACGGACCCGGTCGACGTCGTGCTCGCGGACGGCGTGGTCGCCGCGATCGGCGCGCCGGGGACGGTCGAGGTGCCCGACGGCGCGCACGAGGTCGGTGGCGACAGCGGTAGCGACGAGGGCCTGGTGCTGCTGCCCGGCCTCGTCGACCTGCACACCCACCTGCGCGAGCCGGGCCGCGAGGACGCCGAGACGGTGTTCTCCGGCACCCGGGCCGCCGCCGCGGGCGGGTTCACGGCCGTGCACGCGATGGCCAACACGACGCCGACGCAGGACACCGCGGGCGTCGTCGAGCAGGTGCACCGGCTGGGCGAGCAGGCCGGCTGGGTGGACGTGCACCCCGTCGGCGCCGTCACGGTGGGCCTGGGCGGCGAGAAGCTCGCCGAGCTGGGCGCGATGGCCGACTCCGCCGCCCGCGTTCGGGTCTTCTCCGACGACGGCAAGTGCGTGCACGACCCGGTGCTCATGCGCCGCGCGCTGGAGTACGTCAAGGCGTTCGACGGCGTCGTCGCGCAGCACGCGCAGGAGCCGCGCCTGACCGAGGGCGCGCAGATGAACGAGGGCGTCGTCTCCGCGCAGATCGGCCTGACGGGCTGGCCCGCCGTGGCCGAGGAGTCGATCATCGCCCGCGACGTGCTGCTGGCCGAGCACGTCGGCTCGCGCCTGCACGTCTGCCACCTGTCCACCGCCGGCTCGGTGGAGATCATCCGCTGGGCCAAGGGCCGCGGCATCGACGTCACCGCCGAGGTCACGCCCCACCACCTGGTGCTCACGGACGAGCTGGCCCGCGAGTACGACCCGGTGTTCAAGGTGAACCCGCCGCTGCGCACCGCCAAGGACGTCGAGGCGGTCCGCGAGGGCCTGGCCGACGGCACCATCGACATCGTCGCCACCGACCACGCCCCGCACCCGGTCGAGGACAAGGACTGCGAGTGGTCCTCGGCCGCGTTCGGCATGACCGGCCTGGAGACGGCGCTGTCCGTCGTGCAGCAGACCATGGTCGACACCGGCCGTCTGACCTGGGCCGACGTCGCCCGCGTGCTCTCGGAGAACCCCGCGCGCATCGGCCGGATCAGTGCCACGCAGGGCCGGCCGATCGCCGTCGGCGAGCCCGCCAACCTGACCCTCGTCGACCCGGCCGCCACGCGCGCGGTCGACGGCGCCGCCCAGGTCACCGCCAGCGCCAACACCCCGTTCCAGGGCATGGAGCTGCCGGGCCGCGTGGTCGCGACGTTCC